ATACCTATTGCGTGCTGTAACTATACTATTGCTCGGTTAGATACCTATAACGTTATGTTGAATTTACCTTATGAGTATCTAGTCAATCCCAGATTTTAAAACAAGTAGATCTTCAATAGGGCCTCGAGCTTatttggtttttattatatttttgatattataaatcttataaattataatgtgaaaaaattaaaatttctgcATTTTAACCAACTGCCATGATGTAGTTTCTTTATCTAGGGGTaggcagaaaaaaaataaaacaataaacttTACAGCGAGCAGATGGAATGCCTTAAATCCTATAATCCTAAAGGGTCGATCCTTAGAAAGAGGCTTACCGGACCGTTGATTTATGACGTTTTTCAGTTATCTCGTCGAGGTCGCACAACATGTGTTTCAACCATACTTTTCGTCTTTCGTTTTGTATATAGCATATTTAATAAAGAGCATAATTCTTCATGTTAAGTAAGACGATACCATCTACTGGATTTGTAGGTAAAGCTTCCATGATCCCCCAAACGGCtgtttgaaattttgaattgCTCTAAATAGAATGTGCGACTTTAACAATGTCGAAAGAAaagactttttttattaatattattgattTGCTGAATTATGGATGTGACGAGACTCGAAAATAGATCGAAGGTGAAAATCTTTGGAATAAATCTGTTGGCTCGACAACACATGACCCAACTAAGATAATATTTTAACGCGAActcactttttttattttaatgaaacaACATTTATTCACAAATCATATATAGTGTACATTGGTGAACGTTGACACACCAAGAGCATATTTTACAATGTTGAGATACAGAATTTGGCGCtgtatgaaaataataattcagtacATATAAATACATGTCATTTTTGCTGGAGACTAAATAAACATGAGTCTTATCCTATAGATGTTCCCTGTTAGAAAAAATGATAGAAAAAAccaactttatttttaactatatttttcaaacaaacaaaaaaaacaaaacaaaagtgAAATGCTCAGGAGTGCACGAGCTATTCTTAATATTTAAACTAACCGTTAAGAAAAAACTACGGAGCATAGCTACGTATAATTATTACCTTATCTATTATCACTATTTATAATGTCCTCTAGCCACCAATAGCTTGATCTTTTCTTGAAGTTGAAGGCTTTCTTGTCCATGTCTGGTATCGCAGTAGAGTATACTAGATCCAGTCTCTGCGGTGTATTAACATCATATATTAACTTTTTGTTGGCCATATGTCTACTTATATGATAGATGATAGGCGTGCCATCGTCACTTTGgatcattttcattttatctagGTATAAGAAACCTTTGGGAGGCATAAATCCAGTTTTTGTAGTTTTAGCCATATATTTCTCATTAGGAAAGTATGGTCTACATATCAAACCATTGTTTTTAACTTTAGATGAGGACTTGATGTGGTTTctcgttaatttaataatgaaattatcaaatctattaatttttaccatgttatacattttttatgtttttatgttaaaatgttaaaaattacTAATCCTGTAACGATAATTGTCTTCTGGATCTCTATTTGTCTAAACAAGCTCTTAAACATTTCTTTTCAAAGACCCTTATTTTTTCCATAAGACTGGCGCTTATGTTAAACCAAATTGGGCTAGCATAACTTAATATGGATCTGATTAATAGCTGATAACAGATTATTTTAGCTTTTACTTCCAAGGCACTTGAATAGAATAACTTATGATTAGCCTGAAAAGCCTTATGAGCTTTATCTAATTGGATCTTCACATGCTGGTTGAATTTTAAGGTATTATCTATAGTTACACCAAGATATTTCACAATTTCCTTGTGTGGCACAGGAGTTGAACTATCAGAAATTTCACAAATTTGAAAGTCTCTCCAGACTTTTTTGGCAGAATTTGGCATTGTCATatttatctctaaaaaaaatagtttcaCACTTAGAAGTATTAGTTTCTAGTAACCAGTTCTTATAATACTTAGTTATATTGTTAAATAGGTTGTGTAATTTACATTTTATCTTATTAATGTCCTTATCCGCCACATAAACTATCAAATCATCTGCAAATGCTATGGAGTATGTTCTGTTACCGTTGTTCAAGTCAAACAAGTTAATTACATCActattgtaaatattaaaaagcACTGGAGAGTTAATGGTACCCTGTTGTAAACCATCTTGAATATCAAAAGTCAGCGTTGACATCATATTCCCACTGGctgttgtaaattttttttgatgaGTCATACTCCAAATTAATCTAGTTAAGTTGAatggaaatttttttcttataaacttatacataAGGCCATCGAGCCACACAGAGTTGAAAGCTTGCTTTAAATCTATCAAGCAAGCACCGACTAGTTCTCTATTATTAATATGCCAACACATTTCTGATACTAACTTATGCACTGCATGTACTGTGGAGTGGTTTCTTTTAAACCCAAATTGATTCTCTGAGGTCACATTTTCCCTTTCACATATACcgataattttttcatttagaaCCCATTCAAAGATCTTGCTTACTGTAGGTAACATGCTAATCGGTCTAAGGTTATTAGCATCTGTTGGATCTTTACCCTTCTTTTTAAGCGCTACAACTTTAGCAATCTTCCATTTATTAGGGATGTTGCGTCGCAACGCAATTTACTGTAAATCTATACACATAATTACATACAAAGAAAtacaaaacacacacacatttctCTATGAATCAACAACCCACGCGTCCTACGTGACCAAGACAATGCACTCAGACGCGCACAGTTTTTATATAgtcatatttttcattaatccGACAGAATCGACAGTCCCTACGCGGCTCTCGAGCATCTGCAGATTTATGACACGGACGATTTTTTGCATCGGTCAACGGGTCCACGATCGGCTCGCAGCCCTTCACACGTGTGCTCAAGATGCGCACTTTTTTCTCGACAAAACGCAAACGCGACAAACTTTCTTCTACCCAATCAGCACCCTCATTTCCAAATTTTCTCAGCCAATCAGCTCCTTCAAATTTCCACTAGGCGTACCCTAAACTACCCCTTCCCGACACTTCAAAATTAAGCGATCGACGGACTACCGATTGCGAGCAGAGGACCAGGAGATCTGACTAGACAGTCGCGGAGTACAGACGCATTAGCTGGCTCCGTGAGTCATACATCCACACACTCAATACGTATACACGTCAACACTTATTCTATACAACATAATTTACACCAAAGTTACATTCTTGTGaataaatttcatattattttacacCTAAACAGTCgtttaaaattagttttgcaAACGACATATGAGGAGAAAAACACCTTGTCCCCTCGCAACAAGGGAAGTACCCATTATTAATagcattattaaaaataatggtATAATCTCTTATTACCGCtaaagtaatattttttagtacTATATTAGGAACATTGTCACAGCTTGTAGATATTGTATTACTCTGTTTGCGTATTAATCTATTTACTTTAAGAAAATTAGTCAATAGACCATCCACATCTACAATAGGATTGGTTGCTGGATTCGCATCAGAGAAGTCACAAATTGTACCACTACTTGCACACTGAGCATGGAATTCTTGTATCACCTTATTGATAATTTTCTTGTGTGGATCATCTGTGATTTCTTTCTTGccgttcatattttcatcgCTTTTATTTACCTTATTTGGGTCCAAACTTATTCTGTTTAAGATTTTGGAATCTGCAACTGGGATTTTTAGCGTATCCAGAGCAAGGTCGTTCTTATATCTAAATCTATTCAGTTTAGGAAAAAATTTATCCGGATTCCTGTGAACGATTTTAGAAACAGCTTCTTGCCAGTAagaacttattaatttttttaattccttATCTAGATTTTCCTTAGTCTTCTCCAAGAGTTCTtcacaactttttttttcaaataaactaTTTACATCTCTCTTGAACCTTAGTTTATGTAATTGTGTGATAAGATAACTTTTGTGATCTTGCAGCTtcttaatttttctatttacaTATTTGTCAGTCGAGTTGACATATTTATTGATTGGTACTGTCTCCTTGATCGTCTCTGTTGGGCTTCACGTTTTGTTTGGTCAGATCAATCTGTttactatctatatttattaatatttgctGTTGCCATGGCATAGGATCTGTGCTCGTTTATTTGGTTTTGATCATTTCTGATACTCTCTAATTTACCCATTCTATTAATAATAGCTGTTGTACTTTCTGTTTTCACCTTATCGTCTAATACTTTCAGCTTGGGATAGCCCCTGTATGACGTAGAATACCCAGTAGCAGTACAATTCACACAGTACAAATCTTCTCTTTTTGCATGCACAAGGTCAACCGAACACTGTCCAGGTGCATGTTTTTCTGCACATTTCACACATCTGTAGTTCATCTGACAGTTTATAGCAGTGTGCCCTAACCTTTGGCAATTCTTACATTGGACTGTAACAGACTTTCTTAATGGTTCCCATCTAACCTTTTGGTGAGCTAAGTTCTTAATTCTGaacaaattattcaaattactGTTTGGCGATACTTGAACTATGAAAATATGTGCTTTGTAATCATTCTTGAAGTTAATAGACGTTACTTTAATGCTTTCCACCCCTTCTGCTTCTTTATCTTTTAGTTCTTTAAATATATCATCATTGGTAAAGTCACCATTTATGCCTTTAATAACTACAGATTTCAGCTTTTGACTTTTGGGAGTATACGTATAAAATTCTACCTTTTGATTTTTTAGGTTAATCATAACTCGTTTATAATCCTCTTCCGTGTTACTATGAATAGCATACTTGCTTGCATTAATGTACTTTATAGAGAACTCGTCTTTATTTAGAATACTTTTTACAACTGCGATCAGTTGTTTGGTGTCAAACTTTTCAACAAAAATCGGTGGGCATCTAAATTTCCCCATCatattaatattcaaattaCTTAGTCTCTCACAGTTAGTTAATCCATTGTTAGGACTTTCAAAGTTATCAGGAAGAGTGCCTCGCGGCTTCTCTTTACCTGTGCTATTCAATTCAGCTATACTATTATTCATATCGTCCAATTCTTGATCACGCCTGATCTCCATTAACTTACTGACCTTGCTCGCATCTATTGCAGTGTTAACATAACCTCTTTTTGCTTCGCTCGACAAATTCTTCGCGAAATTAGGACTTTCGTTAACTTTCGATGACTTTTTCCAATCAGGGGCAAACTGATAGTAAGTTAGACTATTCtcgtctttctttctcttattATTTAGCAAATTATCTATGCTATTCACATTATCAAGTTGCGAGAACACATTTGGCGTGCCGCACCCGACGGCGTCCGCCATGACTCCTTACCGCGAACTCACTTATTACAGATTGACTATTAAACGTTCTTAGAAACTGACTATatgagaatttttaaaaaaactgtTGACAAAAAGTATTCGTATATAGCTGCTCCAATATCCGATAATTATCTTGTGCAATTGGCACGTGACACTTATAAACTTTGATGTTATTGTTcacattttttgtttcataaaaacgtataaataataaaatgattaaTAATGCTATTTTTTACCAGAAGGAGGATCGTGGAGGGTTCACCTGCAAATCCGCTAGGGGCGCAGCTCTCACTTAACAGGACAAATAGATGTTTCAAAGTTTGAGCATTAAGCACAATTGAATTCGGACAATCGCGATGTTCACGCACTATTTCACTATTACGTAGGGGTTTCCCTCTTTTTGTCCTACTCATGGCCTCTGTGGCATGCACAGACTGACATTGTGTTTCCCCTAGCCATTGCCAACAAGTCTCTGCTCGTCTTGGTCGactcataataataataaaactccAATAGTGACTCCAGCTACTATCTTCAACTTGTATAAAAGAGGTGACAATGCTACAGCACTCGGGCATTTACTAGCTTCTACCTATATACAACATGGTGCAGGATATTCTCTGCCAAGTTTCGCGTAGAAAAATCTGCAATGAGGTTACtgatatgtgcaaatccattaaaaaccggacacttttgggggtctgagtgaacgaaATTGAATTTTGAGGGCATACctcccagaccaacttttttgggttccttAGGCCACTCAGAACCGGAAAACCCTTGGGTTCCCGCGATTtcgaaatacttatttttttgtcgGGCAATTTAAGGAGGGTCCGGGGATATAGCAAAGTGATGAGAATCTCCCCAAAtgagtatatatattttcctTTATACATCACacatgaaaatttcagatcGATTGATCGATCCGTTACCGAGACATTAACAAAAACATTAACATTGGAAACGCTCTCCTCTTATGGGATGACAGCAAAATTTGAGATTCAgattgttttttaatatgcttaaaataataagtcaGTGAAAAAAACATACTTTTAGCAAGAGAATGGCATGCTAAATTGATTAGTACCCTTAAAAATTCAGTTTACCGGCTATTTCAATGAGAAAAAGACCAAAACGTAAATGAAGCCGAAAAAAAATAGAGTGCCACAATGGCTATACTAAGCGCCTACTGCATGCGAGTGAAGCGACCTAACCTCGGAGAGTtgcggaaatatatcaaactcgcctaaccttttacttttttaaaagttcatttttttatagctacttatttatttttttagctCCTATCCTGTAAATGAATGAACATTGAAATAGTGTGGTTGCGAAAATGTGAGGAACCTACTTAGGCGGTTCCCACACATTTGTTTGCgccttatataaaaattattgcataaattatCCTGATTGATTAAAATTCTGAATAAAAAAGCGCCTTTATTATATTACTTGCAAGTGAATTATACGAGTATTGAACATATTAATGAACTGCCGCGGATCTTATCATCTTTTTGTACGAAttacaaatgaaatattttcttgtaattagtatttatttatttatcattgcAGGTCGAAAAATTAGACTTCATAAAAGCTCAACAGAACATAGTGCCAGCCTCGCATCGCATTAGCATAGCACCGGTGAAAACATTATCGTCAGAAATACGACCACTACTCCAGGATCGGTTGAGTCATATCATGTCAAACTTGCATGTTGTCTGCCCCCCTGAAATGATAAACTCTGATGAATCGTAAGAAAATTAATCCATACGCATgaacatatataaaatattactaTTAATAGTTTCAACCCGTACATTATGTTAAGTATTAATTTGATAGAGTCGGGTATCAAATCTTCGTTCCTACGAGTAGATTGAATCTGTCAAATGCCAATGTCCGGAAAACTGAATCCTTATACAAATtaagttattattattaggaGCGAAAATGTACTTTTCTAAGCTAGGATTAAGATTCAAGTCATATAGATCATACTCGAATCACCCTGACGAAAACAATGTGTTAAAATCTGTGCATAGATCTCGGCAAAGTTTATTCTACACAAATCCTCTGCGTAGAATTTAGACTGCCCCTTTGAAATTTCCAGAAAACttctaaaagcaaaaaattaatttgataaGTGGCTATATGTATGGATTATCATCCGGATTATAGTGCCTACTAGATAGATACTCATCATcataattttttgctttttaaaattcataggGAATTAAAAGAAAACGGTCACTATTTTGTGCATAAAACTTTGCAGAGATCTATGCACGGATCTGAGCACATCATTTTCGTAAGAAACCATCCAAGTCTGAAAAAGCCCAAGCGTTTCCTGTTGTAAACGATATCTTTCTCTTCCTGAGCGAATAATATACTGTTATTGCCGATACATTAAATACGCACAGATATAAGAAAGCTTCGCTGCATTCGACGAATTGTCCGAGAATCTTATTGTGCGGAACAGACGATTGTCACACTCGTCATCTGGGGCCAGCTGTCCTTCACACTCTGGAGCATCTACCATGTCATATCTTAGATGTGACAACTCTCTTTGAAGAAACAGGAAGAGCCGCTGAAGAATCAATTATTCAAGTATAGCTATTATTTacgatgaaaaattattttgttgttaATCATTATTAATTCTTTTGAAGCACAGTATGCTATGCTTCTAGCACCGCAAGTTAAACTGtacaaaaatatgaaaatcttaAGATCAAAAACTCGCTAACATTTTTCGCGTCGAAAATAAACACGTCTTTTCGATTCGCGAGTTCATTGCACGTCAAAATTTATACGTGCATGCGAATACATCGAGGCGTTACACGAGCACTATAATATACCCCCTGTTCGTATTGAATGTTACTGAAAAACGGTATATTTCTTTTTGTAGAAAGTGAAGGCTGCGCGACACACGCTACCATCTCTATTGTACGTGCCAGATGTTCTATCTTGGTGGGATTTGGTGGAAGAAGCCGGGCGCGTAGTATTTACGTCTCTAATACGAAGTCTAGATCGTTCCGTTCATATCCTCGTTCTTATAACGGCCAAATGCAGTAGACAAGATTTGCCACAAGAGGTTAACTATTCCTTTTCGTTTTATTAGTTAagctttttgaaagaaattcgTGACAAGAAGCTTAAATGTTGTGTTATACATTTACTCTAgattcaattttaattgaattttatcagactccaatttttttacatgtctgttataaataataaacctTATAATTACcgaatataaaaatgtattctcATATTGACCAGCCCAAATAGTGTCTCCTTATTCATTTTCTATTATCAAGAAATAAAATGCTTCATTAACACCCGTAATATTTCGGTACAGTGTACTAGAAACTGAGTGACGCGTTTAATAGTATAACCATCTTTGTATTCATTattcgtcgctccctacgaagagtagcactgttcaaattgTCCCTGTCcttaatgaacatttttacatATTCACAAttgacaactttttaccgaatttaaaattgttttcctcCAAATACAATAGTTTTTTACAAGCATTTTTTCTAaactttcactttttttagaaatttccgaaatcttttaaaactttgaggtttgtctctctttgtccaaggttttcatgaacttaagCAACCAAATAATCCaataaaaacgtgaaattctcacattttaagtaatataaagtcgcgagttgtgctactcttggtggcatttctgaactgtgctactcttcgcggcatatcgtgagttgtgctagttttcgtttgaaaatttgaactgtgctagtcttcgtagggagcgacgctATGCTGGTGCCCAATTATCAGTACCAAAGTATAAAGACTTGAAGAATTATTCTTTCAAACATATCAGATAACTAATTTGCTTGTACCAATACATCTTTAGATTTTAGAGTTATTCAATGAGCACCAGGGAGAAATCCAACAAATAGATTCACCAAATGCAACTGAACGAGAAAATTACTTCTACGAACTCTTCTTAAGAACCAATTCTGGCTCCGACACTCTGTCCCAAAAATCATCTATCGGTatgcatttattttttctaatgaAAAAACTACATTTTGTAGAGAGGcgactttttaattttctattaaataaatattattactgCTTGTTACTATCTAAGATCTAAGAGAAAGTGATATATTGCATTATAATTGATAATCGAGGATATAAATGTAACTTTATGTTGGTATAGTAACAAGTAGAATAATATATGTATGAAAGAAAGCAAAATGTGTGTTGAAAACtcttaataatttttcaaaacaaccGAATGCTCTCTGAAACAAACTattgcataaaaataaaaatttacacaGTACACAAAATGAATGATCGATTCCAAgcgattaaatttattcttatttATGAACAGGTGATATGTCAGATTCACTGCCTCCAAGAAAGGTCAAAATGGAAACCAGAATGCGAGCAAAACTTGGATCTCTTATTCCCGAGAATTTAGGAAGATCCAGATCAGGTAGtattaataaaacaattattaataaagcGTGCATGAAAATGCCTTCTTCAAAGCCCACGAAGTTAGGAGAAAATCTAGTTTAATAATGGAGTGAAAATAGTACACTATACCATACGAATGCGCAAAGTCGGTAATTCCCGCGAGAGCGGAATCTTTCGAGCAAGCGAGGGCCACTAAAGCGAGTATGGGTACATCTACTCAGTGTATGAGCAAGCGCACTAGGATCTAAGTAGGCTTTTTGACCTCTTGTCTTCGGCTGAGAGACGCGCTCATGCTACCTCATCTCCGCAtttgtactgcaaactccatacactcggtctaaaaaacccactttacgcccttggtacacaatatactattttgtaacacatgcacgattttcgtgtttttttttttgacctaAAATGAGGGACAAAAGTTGTCGTTTTCCGACCAGCGGGCgcaaatagtatatttcgatacagtgtgcgtaaaatgcacttttaCGCACGCCCCGTGTGCGCTCAAGCACATTTTCCGCCCCTGTATCgaaaaataacgttcgatacaCGTGCGAAACGTTGATTCTACACGAGTGGGAGGTTTGTCACCCGAGCGAAGAATTAACGCGCATTTGCGCCCGCTACtcaattcattggcaaatcTTCTAAACTCGCAAGAAATTCAACAAGTGCATTttgaaacgcgaaaatcaatacatgcgttacaaaaagtatggtgtgcaccaggggctaagcgggctttttTAAATTAGCGAGCAAAAAAAGCTTTGTGCTCGTGTCAAAAAAGTCACCTTTGTTCCGCTTATATAGGCACAAAAATGCAGAAATcaatacatgcgttacaaaaactattgtgtgcaccaagggctaagcgggctttttgaCCTCGTGTAGATATTCACACTCCGTCTAAAAAAGCCTACTTTACACCTTTGGTACGCAATTTACTATTTCGATTTTGATAGAAATATACCATACGAGGTATAGCAGGATATCATCATGTGAGCAACACCTTTTCCTCATTGCGTGACGCACTCCcctaataaaaaaagtacGATCTCTTCTGGCCGGTCCGTGTACTATTGGCTAATGGCTATTATGATCCACCAGCGGATTTCGCGAAATGGGGTGAGGTCTGGCCACGCTGGTGGATTTTTATGTGATTCCGGCGCACtgtcggtaaaaagttgtcaaCAGAGCGCATTGCTCGAGCCATGCTCACATAAACCCGAAATCTAACCTAATATACGCATATTTAATTAAGCGtttgattattaataatataacattATGAATGCGTTATTTGTGCTGtaaataaagtttattttacttttttacaatttaaaaattgcacTAGTCGAATGCCAGCCATTTGTAAAAAACCGTAAGAAAATGTCAGGGTTTCCTGGCTAGCCGTTACCAAAATCATTAGCCAATGTTAGCAAAATTGGCCAAGCGATCGTGAAATATTCGAGAACGTTTTTACCAGGGTCATGGCCCACCTTATAAATACaccattatatttttattctataCTAATACTCTAATCAATATCAACATAATTATACTAAAAGTAgtgtttttatttgaaacttatgtatataaaattgtattattcTCAAATAACATTAATCGTtgatttgaattaaaaataggTTAGATTTTTCAGCATCTGTCACataactcttaaaaaagtaaacggttaggcgagtttgatatattccgcaacaaaattatagATCAAC
The sequence above is drawn from the Nasonia vitripennis strain AsymCx chromosome 4, Nvit_psr_1.1, whole genome shotgun sequence genome and encodes:
- the LOC100120296 gene encoding ATPase family AAA domain-containing protein 2-like isoform X2, which translates into the protein MSGVKDFSCVGGLETHIRIVKEMVLFPLMYGDIYAKFNLRPPRGLLFYGPPGTGKTLVASALAVECSNSDRKVSFISRKGSDCLSKWVGESEKKLQKIFQMAQQSRPCIIFFDEVDGLAPVRSSRQDFVHASVVSTLLALMDGLDNNSEIIVIGATNRPDAIDPALRRPGRFDRELYFPLPCYAARKDILSIHVKSWKQKPPQKFLAYLASKTVGFCGSDLQALCTEAVMCCVRRNYPQIYTTKSKYHINERSLKVEKLDFIKAQQNIVPASHRISIAPVKTLSSEIRPLLQDRLSHIMSNLHVVCPPEMINSDESYKKASLHSTNCPRILLCGTDDCHTRHLGPAVLHTLEHLPCHILDVTTLFEETGRAAEESIIQKVKAARHTLPSLLYVPDVLSWWDLVEEAGRVVFTSLIRSLDRSVHILVLITAKCSRQDLPQEILELFNEHQGEIQQIDSPNATERENYFYELFLRTNSGSDTLSQKSSIGDMSDSLPPRKVKMETRMRAKLGSLIPENLGRSRSGRALFCDKD